The DNA region CGCCGGCCGAGCGACGGGACATCGAGGATCCGGACCCCCGCGCGATCGGCGTACGACCGCAGGGAGGCCTCACCTCTCTCGTCCCGACCGCACGCGATGGCCCCCTCGACCTCGCCCGAGAGCGCTCGCACGAGGTCGACGACAAGGCGGGCCGAGCCGCCCGCCTCGAGGCCCGTGATGACGTGGAGGACGCGGGGGCGCTTCAACCGGGTGTCTCCTCAAAATACAAAACCCCGAGAGCCGCGAGGCTCCCGGGGTTTCGGGTGAGGTGCGTGGTCCGTTTAGCTGATGAGACGGACGTTGGCAGCCTGCGGGCCCTTGGGCCCCTGGCTGATCTCGAACTCCACCTGCTGGCCCTCTTCAAGCGAGCGGTAGCCGGCTCCCTGGATGGCCGAGTAGTGGACGAAGACATCGCTGCCGCCGTCCTGTTCGATGAAACCGTACCCCTTGGCGTTGTTGAACCACTTCACCTTGCCGTTAGCCACGATCGTAACTCTCCTTTACTTGCTTTTTCCCCGGGGGTAGCGCCCCCGAATTCGCCGGTAGTTCGTACTGGGCAAAAAAAAACCACAGGAACGGATCGCCCCTGTGGAATTGCCGATTATTGATCAGGCGTTACCCCGGACGAACTTCCGTACAACGTTGTTGATGGTACTCGACTCGGCGCTCCGTGTCAACGTTTTTCTTGCGTGAATTCTAAAGCGGCCCCGGCCGCCGGCGCCGGTGGGCCGTCCGGCAGTTCCGCACGCCGCCGTCCGAGCCAGCCGACACCCTTCGCGCCCGGACCGCCTTCCGGCGGACACCCGGATGCGAGCGGTTTCCGACGAATGTCCTTGACGGCCGCTAACTTCCACAGAATAAGAGGTTATTGCTGCCTTCGAATCGGGATGGCCGAGCCGGAATTTCTCGCGTGACTGGCACGGAGAGTGCTGGGTTCAGCGCGTCCGCTGGCCCGTTCGCGTCTTAACTGTCGACAACAAGGGGGATCCGCGTCATGAAGAGACTCAAAGTCGCGCTCATCGGTCTCGCACTCATTCTGGGGGGGACGTCGGCGTCGGCTCTTCGCGCCGCAACGGCCCATCGCCCGATCCGCACCTACATGCTCAACACCGGGGTGACCCCGGGAGCCCGCGGCAAGATCGTCTATTCGTCGGGCACCCGGCAGTCGGTCCTGACGCTGGCGGTTCGCAAGCTGGCTCCCTCGACGAGCTACGACGTCGTCGTCAACGGGCGCGTCGTGGATCACGTGAGAACCAACGCGGCAGGGGGCGGCAAGATCGTCCGCCGGTCCCGTGCAGCCGGCAGGGCCGGCGGGCTCAGCTTCGACCCGCGCGGCGCCACGATTCAGCTCGACGGTCCGGACGGTCCGGAGCTCGAGGCCGACGTCCCGGGGTGCGAGGAAGAGGGTGACTCGCTCGATGAGATCCGGCTCGACCTGACGGCCGCCACCGGGGTCGCGGGGACGGCGAAAGCGGAGTTCCGTGAGCTGGCCGGGCGCATGAAGTTCGACGTGGAAATCGAAGGCGCGGTACCCGGCACGTACGATCTGCTTGTCGCGGGTGCCGCGGCCGGCCAGATCGTCGTGGGTGTCGACGGATCGGGGGAGATCCGGTTCGACTCCGTCCCCTCGACGGGAGACGAGCTCGATGACGACTCGTCGGACCAGATGGATCTCCTCCTCACGTTCGATCCCCGCGGTCAGTCAATCGAGATCCAGCAGGCGGGTCTCACGAGCTTCTCGGGGACGCTGCCCACCGCTCCGCCCGCACCCGTCGTCTGTCCCGACGACGATCAGGGGGACGACGACGGTGGTGGGGGAGACGACTGACGCCAGCCCCGCGCTCATCGAGGCGACTCATTCATGGAAAGGAGCTGCAACGCATGACGACTAAATCGAAGATCCTCACGGTGGCCTTCGCAGCCGCCACGACGATCGTCCTGGCGACCCCGGCTTCTGCGAGCCAGGGCGGCCACAACCTGATCAAGTCGAGCATGTTGAACACCGGGGTCGAGCCGAACGGCCGTGGGATGGCCGAGCTCATCTCCAACAAGGCGCAGACGTTCTTCCAGATCAAGGTGCGGAACCTGACCCCGAGCACGTCCTACGACATTGTCGTGAACGGCGCGGTCGTGGACACGATCATGACCGACCCCTCCGGAGAGGGGCGGGTCATTCACCGCGCCCGGGCTCACGGCTCCGCGACGACGCTTCCCTATGATCCGCGAGGGGCGACGGTCGACGTCTCCCTGCTGGGCACCATCGTACTGGCCGACGACTTCCCCTCCACCCCGCAGCAGAGCCAGGACAGGGTCGAGATTCGCTTTCCCCTGACGCCCGGCGTCGGCGTGACGGGCGAGGCATCGGCCCGGTTCGTGACGAAGTCCGGTCGGATGAAATTCGACGTCCGGATCGAGGGGGCGCTGCCCGGGACTTACGACCTGCTCGTGGGCGGCGTGGTGGTCGGTCAGATCACCGTGGACTCGACCGGGAGGGGTGAGATCGACTTCGACACGATTCCGGACAGCGATCCGAACGACGCGGACGGCATCGACCTCCTGATGACGTTCGATCCGCGCGGGCAGGCGATCTCGATCCAGCTCGCCGCAATCGACGCGTTCACGGGGACCTTCCCGCTCGTTCCGTAGGAGATCACGGGCGCGCCGGGTGAGGCCGCCGAATCGGGGCGGTGTGGGAAGGCGGGCAGCCCTCTCGCGCCGCCCTTCCCGCGTCCGGGGGCTCCGCGGCCTCGCCGCGGGGGGCTCTCACCCCTCCCTGAGGGCATCGACGATGGGGATGCGCGCCGCGCGCCAGGCGGGCAGCAGCCCCCCGAGAAACCCCATCGAGGCGGCGAACAGCATCGACGCCGCGACGATCTCTCCGCTCAGCGAGAACTTCCACGCGACCTCGCTGAATGACGTCCAGTTCGTCGTCGAGAACGAGAGGTACTGGAGCGCGAAGGCGGGGAGGATTCCCACCACCCCGCCGACGATGCCCACGAGCGTCGATTCGAGGACGAACGCGAGGAGGATGCTCCGGCGCGGGTAGCCGAGGGCCCGCAGGGTCCCGATCTCGGCCGTGCGGGAGCTGATCGTCGCGAACATCGTCAGCATCGCGGCCAGGATCGCCGCGAGGGAGAAGACGGACGTCACGAAGATCCCCAGGATCTGGATGAAAAGGGCGATGTACGTCGACTGCTTGTCGTAGAACTCGCGCTCGCCCTGCACCTGAGCGTTGAACCGCGGGTCCTTTTCGATCCGCTCCTTCAGCGTGTCGAGACCTGCGGGGTCCTTCAGCTTGACGGTGACGGATGAGTACGTCGGGCGGCGCACGGCGGCCATCACCTGCTCGGCATCCCCCCACAGCTCCGATTCGAACCCCGTCTCGCCGGCATCGAAGAGGCCCACGACGGTCCAGTCGCGCCCTCCGAGGTGCACCGTCTCGCCGAGGCCGCACCCCTTGAACTTCGAGGCGATCAGGCTTCCTGCCACGAGCTCGGAGAGCCCCGGAGTCCAGGTCCGTCCCTCGACGAGCTTCACCGGCCGCATGTTCAGCGAGTCGGGGGTGACCCCGCGGACGACGATGTTGCTCGTCTCGCCGTTCGATCGCTTCGGCGCCGAGATGATGACGATGAGCTCGGAGGCGGCCACGGGCGCCCCGTCGGAGCCCACCGCCACCTCGGGCTGGGTCTTCAGAATTGCCGCCTGGTCACGGTCGATGCTGCTCACCAGCTCCGAGGTCGCCCCCTTGCGGAGGACGATCGCGTTATCGAGCGACCCCGTGCTCACCAGCGTCTTGCGGAAGCCGTGCGCGAGCATGAGGACCGCCGAGAAGATGACGACGACCAGCCCGATTCCGGCGGCCGCGAGGAGGGTGGTCCCCTTGCGCGCCGTCAGGTTCTTCACGCTGTAGGCGATGGGGACCGCCATCTAGTTCACTTTCCTGAGCGCGGCCGCGATGGGGAGGCGCACGGCGGTCAGCAGCGGGAACACCGCGGCGGCGACGCCGCACGCGGCGCAGAGGCCGACGGCCGCCGCGACGGTGCCCGGCTGAAGCGTGAAGCTCGGGAAGAAGGCGCCGAGGTTCGACTCCATGAAGGCGCCGAAGACCGAGATGACGGGGTAGGCGAGGGCGATCCCGAGGGCCGCCCCCGCGAGCGAAATGACCATCGCCTCGCCGGCGATGATCGCCACCAGGTGCGGGGCGTGAAACCCGAGGGTCTTCATGACGCCGTACTGCGCGACGCGCTCCCGCGCCGTCATCATCATGGTGTTGGCCATCACGAGGAGGACGATGAGGATGACGATGAAGGAGATGATCCGGATCGCCTCGACCACCGTGCCGGCCATGGAGACGAACGACATCTGGAACGCCTTCTCGGTCTCCGTGAGCGTCTGGGCCGTGCTGTCGGCGTACGCGGCGTCGATGGTCTTGCCGATCCGCGGGGCGGCGTTCGGATCCGCGATCTGGACGACGTACCACCCCACGGGGCTGTCGTTTCCGTAGCGCGCCTTCACCCACTCGTTCAGGTAGTCGAACCGGAAGAGCATCGCGGTGGTGTCGGTGGTCCGGTCGCGCCCCCGGTAGATGCCGCGGACGATGAACTCCCAGTTCCCGTCGTAGATCGTGCCGGTGAGGACGATCGAGTCGCCCAGCTTCCATCCCCACCTTCTCGCCAGCTTCTCTCCAATCACGCACGCCTTGCGCTCCGAGAGGAAGGCCTTCTTCTCCTCGGCCGTCAGGACGAACTCCGGGTAAAGGTCGAGGTACGAGTCGTCCACCGCGAACTGCGCGAAGAAGTTCTTCTGGTCCTGGTAGTACCCCCCGAACCAGTTCCCGTGAGCCACCGCCTTGACGCCCTGGACCTCGCGGATGCGATCACGGTACGCCATCGGGAGCTCGAACATGAGGGAGACCTTGTGCCGCGTGACGAGGCGGTCGGGAGCCGAGGCCTCGGCCCCCTGGTAGTAGGAGCGCACCGCGGTCTGGAGGACTCCGAAGGAGACGACGGCCACGGCGATGACGAGGGCCGTCAGCGCCGTTCTCCCCTTGTTCCCCAGTCCGTTCCTGAGGGCGAGGTTCA from Acidobacteriota bacterium includes:
- a CDS encoding ABC transporter permease, which gives rise to MAVPIAYSVKNLTARKGTTLLAAAGIGLVVVIFSAVLMLAHGFRKTLVSTGSLDNAIVLRKGATSELVSSIDRDQAAILKTQPEVAVGSDGAPVAASELIVIISAPKRSNGETSNIVVRGVTPDSLNMRPVKLVEGRTWTPGLSELVAGSLIASKFKGCGLGETVHLGGRDWTVVGLFDAGETGFESELWGDAEQVMAAVRRPTYSSVTVKLKDPAGLDTLKERIEKDPRFNAQVQGEREFYDKQSTYIALFIQILGIFVTSVFSLAAILAAMLTMFATISSRTAEIGTLRALGYPRRSILLAFVLESTLVGIVGGVVGILPAFALQYLSFSTTNWTSFSEVAWKFSLSGEIVAASMLFAASMGFLGGLLPAWRAARIPIVDALREG
- a CDS encoding ABC transporter permease yields the protein MPPLLNLALRNGLGNKGRTALTALVIAVAVVSFGVLQTAVRSYYQGAEASAPDRLVTRHKVSLMFELPMAYRDRIREVQGVKAVAHGNWFGGYYQDQKNFFAQFAVDDSYLDLYPEFVLTAEEKKAFLSERKACVIGEKLARRWGWKLGDSIVLTGTIYDGNWEFIVRGIYRGRDRTTDTTAMLFRFDYLNEWVKARYGNDSPVGWYVVQIADPNAAPRIGKTIDAAYADSTAQTLTETEKAFQMSFVSMAGTVVEAIRIISFIVILIVLLVMANTMMMTARERVAQYGVMKTLGFHAPHLVAIIAGEAMVISLAGAALGIALAYPVISVFGAFMESNLGAFFPSFTLQPGTVAAAVGLCAACGVAAAVFPLLTAVRLPIAAALRKVN
- a CDS encoding cold-shock protein — encoded protein: MANGKVKWFNNAKGYGFIEQDGGSDVFVHYSAIQGAGYRSLEEGQQVEFEISQGPKGPQAANVRLIS